Proteins co-encoded in one Campylobacter ornithocola genomic window:
- the ftsA gene encoding cell division protein FtsA, whose protein sequence is MNILGIDLGSIQTCAILVQKSEEGLKVIGFGKSKSNGIKKGAITNIELASKSIEEAVADAQMMSGVHYDKVIVSISGAYAKSVDSIGVVNIPNHEIGIKEIHRAVSTAKHTANIPSGYEIIHVLPYNFKVNDLEHVEDPLGMSGNRLEVSTHIVISQEVHIKNLKKAVELADLRVDNIVLSGYASSIACFDDSEKELGAILIDMGGAVCDMVIHAGNSIRYNECLQIGSVNITNDLSIALHTPPKEAEKLKLNYASLMQNENSIIQIPYMGDEKRKNEVSVEVISNVIYARIEETIIILAKMLSDNACANLAGAGIVLTGGMTKFTGLDKLASAYFDNKAVRIATAKKDTMDGFKEIFEDAENSCAIGLCLYGGGYFTPYELDSNEKLRYKGEPEFINKQIKQNLTIEEHEGENKDFEEIFQDQKDFEDEKAELTKVETKKDKKSGFMHKFWNKLINQF, encoded by the coding sequence GTCAAAATCAAATGGTATAAAAAAAGGAGCAATTACCAATATAGAGCTTGCTTCAAAATCCATAGAAGAAGCAGTAGCTGATGCACAAATGATGTCAGGTGTACATTATGATAAGGTAATTGTATCTATTTCAGGTGCTTACGCCAAAAGCGTGGATAGCATAGGTGTGGTTAATATACCAAATCACGAAATAGGCATCAAAGAAATTCACAGAGCAGTAAGTACAGCAAAACATACTGCAAATATTCCTAGTGGATATGAAATAATTCATGTATTACCTTATAATTTCAAAGTAAACGATCTTGAGCATGTAGAAGATCCCTTGGGAATGAGTGGAAATCGCCTTGAAGTTTCTACACATATTGTGATTTCTCAAGAAGTGCATATTAAAAATCTAAAAAAAGCAGTAGAACTTGCCGATCTTAGAGTAGATAACATCGTTCTTTCAGGTTATGCTTCTTCTATTGCTTGTTTTGATGATAGTGAAAAAGAATTGGGTGCTATTTTAATTGATATGGGAGGGGCTGTTTGTGATATGGTAATTCATGCGGGTAATTCTATACGCTATAATGAATGTTTGCAAATTGGATCAGTAAATATTACTAATGATTTATCTATCGCATTACACACCCCACCAAAAGAAGCAGAAAAACTAAAATTAAACTACGCATCTTTAATGCAAAATGAAAATTCAATTATACAAATTCCATATATGGGTGATGAAAAAAGAAAAAATGAGGTTTCAGTAGAAGTTATATCTAATGTAATTTACGCAAGAATCGAAGAAACTATCATTATTTTAGCTAAAATGCTGAGTGATAATGCTTGTGCTAATTTAGCAGGAGCTGGCATAGTACTAACAGGTGGTATGACAAAATTTACAGGACTTGACAAACTTGCTTCAGCTTACTTTGATAATAAAGCTGTTAGAATAGCGACCGCGAAAAAAGATACTATGGATGGCTTTAAAGAAATTTTTGAAGATGCGGAAAATAGTTGTGCTATAGGTCTTTGTTTATATGGTGGCGGGTATTTTACTCCGTATGAGTTAGATTCTAATGAAAAACTAAGATATAAAGGAGAACCTGAGTTTATCAATAAACAAATCAAACAAAATCTTACCATAGAAGAGCATGAGGGAGAAAATAAAGATTTTGAGGAAATTTTTCAAGATCAAAAAGATTTTGAAGATGAAAAAGCAGAATTAACAAAAGTTGAAACCAAAAAAGATAAAAAATCAGGTTTTATGCATAAATTTTGGAATAAATTAATAAACCAGTTCTAA
- the ftsZ gene encoding cell division protein FtsZ, with amino-acid sequence MSEYLVEEMQHAKGAKIKVIGCGGGGGNMIDHMVNMGLHDLDLISANTDAQAIAKSLAKTRIQLGEKKTKGLGAGMQPEIGAESARESFEEVKAALSQSDIVFISAGLGGGTGTGAAPVVAQAAKEVGALTVSVVTMPFAFEGKQRKKLAEAGLAELKKESDSIIVIQNEKLLSILPKKAGIKEAFKLVDDILARAVRGMVSILLEDGDINVDFADVRTVMSHRGLALMGVGHGEGENAIMDALSSAIESPLLDGMTMKGVKGVIIHYKIGPECSLIEISQATQSISDIADENAKVIFGATTDESMGDRVEVTIIATGFEDKAEAESAKEQEENKKNSYMNLRKASGGFDEEVISQLDVPAFLRRQMD; translated from the coding sequence ATGAGCGAATATCTAGTAGAAGAAATGCAACATGCAAAAGGTGCGAAAATAAAAGTCATAGGCTGTGGTGGCGGTGGCGGTAATATGATAGATCATATGGTAAATATGGGTTTACATGATCTTGATCTTATTTCGGCAAATACTGATGCACAAGCTATAGCAAAATCTTTAGCAAAAACTAGAATTCAACTTGGAGAGAAAAAAACCAAAGGTTTAGGTGCGGGAATGCAACCTGAAATTGGAGCAGAAAGTGCAAGAGAAAGTTTTGAAGAAGTAAAAGCGGCTCTAAGTCAAAGCGATATAGTATTTATTTCTGCTGGACTTGGTGGCGGAACTGGCACAGGTGCGGCTCCTGTTGTAGCACAAGCTGCTAAAGAAGTAGGTGCACTAACCGTTTCAGTTGTAACTATGCCTTTTGCATTTGAAGGAAAACAAAGAAAAAAATTAGCCGAAGCTGGTTTAGCTGAATTAAAAAAAGAAAGTGATTCTATCATTGTAATTCAAAATGAAAAACTTCTTAGCATACTTCCAAAAAAAGCAGGCATAAAAGAAGCATTCAAACTAGTAGATGATATATTAGCTAGAGCTGTTAGAGGTATGGTGTCTATACTTTTAGAAGATGGTGATATTAATGTGGATTTTGCTGACGTTAGAACTGTTATGAGCCATAGAGGGTTGGCTTTAATGGGAGTAGGTCATGGAGAAGGCGAAAATGCTATTATGGATGCATTATCTAGTGCTATAGAATCTCCATTATTAGATGGTATGACTATGAAAGGTGTTAAGGGTGTGATTATTCATTATAAAATTGGTCCTGAATGCTCACTAATAGAAATTTCACAAGCCACTCAAAGCATTAGTGATATAGCGGATGAGAATGCAAAAGTAATTTTTGGTGCAACTACTGATGAAAGCATGGGTGATCGTGTTGAAGTAACCATCATCGCAACGGGTTTTGAAGATAAAGCCGAAGCGGAAAGCGCCAAAGAACAAGAAGAAAACAAAAAAAATAGTTACATGAATTTACGTAAAGCTAGCGGTGGATTTGATGAGGAAGTGATTTCTCAGCTTGATGTTCCAGCTTTCTTGCGTCGTCAGATGGATTGA